In a genomic window of Phragmites australis chromosome 14, lpPhrAust1.1, whole genome shotgun sequence:
- the LOC133891129 gene encoding uncharacterized protein LOC133891129 isoform X1 — protein MWPSWLPFLYPPPASAFVTAMSAVSLVSLANGGLSELRGEHMAYSKFWHVVAASGKQQRQQRGGTVLPSRDGMLVAYAPAFVAAAASFAVPGAVEGARAQLLSAALAGHFLKRLLECSVSQVLFVHRYSGNMPLATAVTISSSYLLSTATMIYAQHLSRGLPDPPVDLLYPGVLVFAIGLAGNFYHHYLLSRLRADGGGDDKGYKMPRGGMFELVTCPHYLFEIIGFFGFAMIAQTVYALAVASGTAAYLAGRSCATRRWYESKFEGFPERIKALVPYVL, from the exons ATGTGGCCGTCGTGGCTGCCGTTCCTGTACCCGCCGCCGGCGTCGGCGTTCGTGACGGCGATGTCGGCGGTGTCGCTCGTGTCGCTGGCCAACGGGGGGCTCTCGGAGCTCCGCGGCGAGCACATGGCCTACTCCAAGTTCTGGCACGTCGTGGCGGCGAGTGGcaagcagcagcggcagcagcgcgGCGGCACGGTCCTGCCAAGCCGCGACGGGATGCTGGTTGCCTACGCCCCGGCCttcgtcgccgccgcggcgtccTTCGCCGTGCCGGGCGCGGTGGAAGGCGCGCGCGCGCAGCTCCTCAGCGCCGCGCTCGCCGGCCACTTCCTCAAACGGCTTCTCGAG TGTTCTGTCTCTCAGGTGCTGTTCGTTCACCGGTACAGTGGGAACATGCCGCTCGCCACGGCGGTCACCATCTCCTCCAGCTACCTCCTCAGCACCGCCACCATGATCTACGCGCAGCACCTCAGTCGCGGCCTCCCGGATCCCCCCGTCGACCTGCTCTACCCCGGCGTGCTCGTCTTCGCCATCGGCCTCGCCGGCAACTTCTACCACCACTACCTCCTCTCGAGACTGAGAGCCGACGGAGGCGGCGACGACAAGGGGTACAAGATGCCTAGGGGCGGCATGTTCGAGCTCGTCACCTGCCCACACTACCTCTTCGAGATCATCGGCTTCTTCGGGTTCGCCATGATCGCACAGACCGTGTACGCGCTCGCCGTGGCATCCGGCACGGCGGCCTACCTCGCTGGCCGGAGCTGCGCCACCAGGAGGTGGTACGAGTCCAAGTTCGAGGGCTTCCCGGAGAGGATCAAAGCGTTGGTGCCGTATGTCTTGTAG
- the LOC133891129 gene encoding uncharacterized protein LOC133891129 isoform X2, translating into MWPSWLPFLYPPPASAFVTAMSAVSLVSLANGGLSELRGEHMAYSKFWHVVAASGKQQRQQRGGTVLPSRDGMLVAYAPAFVAAAASFAVPGAVEGARAQLLSAALAGHFLKRLLEVLFVHRYSGNMPLATAVTISSSYLLSTATMIYAQHLSRGLPDPPVDLLYPGVLVFAIGLAGNFYHHYLLSRLRADGGGDDKGYKMPRGGMFELVTCPHYLFEIIGFFGFAMIAQTVYALAVASGTAAYLAGRSCATRRWYESKFEGFPERIKALVPYVL; encoded by the exons ATGTGGCCGTCGTGGCTGCCGTTCCTGTACCCGCCGCCGGCGTCGGCGTTCGTGACGGCGATGTCGGCGGTGTCGCTCGTGTCGCTGGCCAACGGGGGGCTCTCGGAGCTCCGCGGCGAGCACATGGCCTACTCCAAGTTCTGGCACGTCGTGGCGGCGAGTGGcaagcagcagcggcagcagcgcgGCGGCACGGTCCTGCCAAGCCGCGACGGGATGCTGGTTGCCTACGCCCCGGCCttcgtcgccgccgcggcgtccTTCGCCGTGCCGGGCGCGGTGGAAGGCGCGCGCGCGCAGCTCCTCAGCGCCGCGCTCGCCGGCCACTTCCTCAAACGGCTTCTCGAG GTGCTGTTCGTTCACCGGTACAGTGGGAACATGCCGCTCGCCACGGCGGTCACCATCTCCTCCAGCTACCTCCTCAGCACCGCCACCATGATCTACGCGCAGCACCTCAGTCGCGGCCTCCCGGATCCCCCCGTCGACCTGCTCTACCCCGGCGTGCTCGTCTTCGCCATCGGCCTCGCCGGCAACTTCTACCACCACTACCTCCTCTCGAGACTGAGAGCCGACGGAGGCGGCGACGACAAGGGGTACAAGATGCCTAGGGGCGGCATGTTCGAGCTCGTCACCTGCCCACACTACCTCTTCGAGATCATCGGCTTCTTCGGGTTCGCCATGATCGCACAGACCGTGTACGCGCTCGCCGTGGCATCCGGCACGGCGGCCTACCTCGCTGGCCGGAGCTGCGCCACCAGGAGGTGGTACGAGTCCAAGTTCGAGGGCTTCCCGGAGAGGATCAAAGCGTTGGTGCCGTATGTCTTGTAG
- the LOC133891297 gene encoding uncharacterized protein LOC133891297: MWAPSPPFLYPPLASAFVAAMSAVSVASLASLGLSELRGEHMAYSKFWHVVAGVKQRQQGGGALLPSRGGMLVAYAPALVAALASFAVPGAVDGTRAQLLSAALAVHFLKRVLEVLLVHRYSGSMPLSTALTISSCYLFNSVAMIYVQHLSRGLPDPPVDLRYPGVLVFAIGVGGNFYHHYLLSRLRAVGGGNDKGYKIPRGGLFELVTCPHYLFEILAFFGFAMISQTVFALSVAFGTAAYLAGRSCATRRWYASKFDEFPARIKALVPYVL, encoded by the exons ATGTGGGCGCCGTCGCCACCATTCCTGTACCCGCCGCTTGCGTCGGCGTTTGTGGCCGCGATGTCGGCGGTATCCGTCGCCTCGCTGGCGAGCTTGGGCCTCTCGGAGCTCCGCGGCGAGCACATGGCCTACTCCAAGTTCTGGCACGTCGTGGCGGGTGTCAAGCAGCGCCAGCAGGGCGGCGGCGCACTCCTGCCGAGCCGCGGCGGGATGCTGGTGGCCTACGCCCCGGCGCTCGTCGCCGCGCTCGCGTCCTTCGCAGTGCCGGGCGCGGTGGATGGCACGCGCGCCCAGCTCCTCAGCGCCGCGCTCGCCGTCCACTTCCTCAAACGGGTTCTCGAG gtgCTTTTGGTTCACCGGTACAGTGGGAGCATGCCGCTCTCCACGGCTCTAACAATCTCCTCTTGTTACCTATTCAACAGTGTCGCCATGATCTACGTGCAGCACCTGAGCCGCGGTCTCCCGGACCCTCCCGTCGACCTGAGGTACCCCGGCGTGCTTGTCTTCGCCATCGGCGTCGGCGGTAACTTCTACCACCACTACCTTCTCTCGAGACTGAGAGCCGTCGGAGGCGGCAACGACAAGGGGTACAAGATCCCCAGGGGCGGCCTGTTTGAGCTCGTCACCTGCCCGCACTACCTCTTTGAGATCCTCGCGTTCTTCGGGTTCGCCATGATCTCGCAGACGGTGTTCGCGCTCTCTGTGGCCTTCGGCACGGCGGCCTACCTCGCTGGCCGGAGCTGCGCCACCAGGAGGTGGTACGCGTCAAAGTTCGACGAGTTCCCGGCGAGGATCAAAGCTCTGGTGCCGTATGTCTTGTAG